TGTACTATTTTGCACCTTTCTAGGAGAGAAAAATGACAAGCAAGACAATCGCAGGTATCTCGACATTAGTGTTAGCTCTGTTTCTCTTGCAGGGAGTAGAGCTTCATGCCGCAGTAGGCTGCTCACTAAATGACCCGGACCGCGACATCAAACGGATTTTCCCGAAATCGACTGGCTATCGAACCCAGTTCATAACAATCGCCGAACGAGGCGGACAGCCGCTTCTGAAGCAAGTCGAGGCGAAACTGGGAGACAAGCTCGATCCTGTGTATGAGGCGATTGACGTGGGATACGCGTACTATATGGTGCTAATGGGCAAAGATGTGATCGGATACGTTCACGGAGTAAATGAGAAAGGTATGTTCGGGGGCATGCAAATAATCCTGGCGACAAACCTCGATGGCCAGATCGTGAACATGTATTACCAGAAGATCTCATCGCCCGAGTCGCGAAGTTTCAGGGACAAGGCATTTGCGGGCCAGTTCGTGGGTCTGTCGCTTTCGGACTTTGTCCATCACGACGCGATACAGGAAGGCGCACGCCCTGCGGACAAGGTGGAAGCGATCAAGGACCCCAGCAAGAAGAGTCGCAATGATTTTCTCGCAACGCTCAGAGGCGTAAAAAAGAACTTGATACTGCACAACATCTTCAACTTAAGTACAACTAACAGTGAATCCCAGGGGATACAGAAGGAGAAGAAAAATGGAACTAAAGAATAAGATAGTCGTATGGGCGTTAATGAGCTTGCTGGTTGCTGCCCTTTCCGGCTGTGGGGGCGGCGGTGAGAAGTTTGGCGCGGAGATCACGATTGTTGAGACCACCAAGGTCGGCGACATTCTCGCCCGGCCGGACGACTTCGCCGGCAAGACAGTGAAGATAGAGGGTCAGATAACTCGAGAATGCCCCGGCGGCCATTGGCTGGACGTCAAGGATGAGACGGGAGTTACATACGTTGATCTGGGCCCATCGGGTATCGTCCTCCCACAGAAAGTGGGGTCAAGGGTTACCGTTGAGGGGAAGGTCCTTAAGCGCCCAGAAAGGACCATGATAATCGGGAAAGGCGTTGAAATAGAATGAAACTCTTAATGATAGCTTACAAGAACCTAAAGCGCCGAAAGCTCCGGTCTTCTTTTACGATCGGCGGCGTCGCGATTGCGGTGGCCGTGCTCGTCAGTCTGCTCGGCTTCAGCGAGGGCTACAAGAAGGCGTTGACGAGCGACATAGACAAGATGGGCTATCAGATTCTCGTTACAGCCAAGGGATGCCCTTATGAAGCAGCTACACTAATGCTGAAGGGCGGAGGCGGGCTTCGCTACATGGAGCAGGACGTCTTCAACTCTATCGCCAATGACGAGCGCATCGACAAGCTTACGCCTCAGCTGATCCACACGATCTTTGATCCAGAGCGCCTGGAAGGGCAGGGTGGATTCGCGATGTACATAGGTATCCAGAAGTCGTATCTGGAGCTCAAGCCCTGGACCAAATTCAAATCGGGCGCGTGGTTCACGAGGGATGACGCCGACGAGGTCATCATGGGATTCGAGGCGGCCGAGCTGGAGCAGCGCTCTGTGGGCAACAAGATATTCATCCCCGGTATCGAGAAGATCCTCACCGTGGTCGGCGTCTTCGAGCGGACAGGAACGCAGGACGACGGCGTGATCTTCCTCCCGCTCAAGAGCGCTCAGACGATCTTTGCTCTAAAGGACAAGATCAGCGGCATCGGCATAAAGCTCAAGAATATCGAAGAGCTCGGGCAGTTTGAGGAGGATATGTATGCGGTTCCCGGAACTCAGGTGATCAGCATGGCTCAGGTCAAGGGCACATTGCTCAACCTCGTCTCAAGCGCCAAGATCCTCGTAACCTCCGTCGCCGTAATCGCGGTTTTCGTAGCGGCCATCGGCGTAGTGAACACAATCTTGATGTCGGTGTTCGAGCGAACCCAGGAGATCGGAGTCATGAAAGCCATCGGCGCATCCAAGCTCGACATCTTTCGCCTGATCTGGATGGAGACGGTCATCATGTGCGCGCTGGGCGGACTGGTTGGCGATATCGGCGCCCTTCTCGGCGGGAAAGTCGTTGAACGCATCGTGAAGAGCCTTCTCCCGTACGCGCCGGAGGGCCAGATTGTGCTCATCACACCGACCGCGCTTCTGATCTCACTCGTTGGCGCAATCCTTCTCGGCCTCTTCGCGGGCATCTATCCCGCGTTCCGCGCGTCCTCCATGCGCCCGATTGAGGCAATCCGGAGCGGGGAATGACGCCATGAGAGATGCCATTATTAGGGCCGAGAAGCTCACGAAAGTATATGAGCTTCCCGCTGAGAAGATCATCGCGCTGAAGGAGATCGACCTGGATGTCAGTCCGGGTGAGTTTCTTGCGATAATGGGCCCATCCGGCGCAGGCAAGACGACGCTTCTGAACCTCATCGGCTGCCTGGACGGGCCGACGTCGGGTTCGATCTACGTCCTTGATCAAGAGCTCTCCCGGCTGAAAGAGAGGCAATTGGTGCTGCTCAGGCGAAAGAACATCGGCTTCGTGTTTCAGGATTTCTTTCTTGTGTCAAGTCTGACCGCGCTTGAGAACGCGCAGCTTCCGCTGATATTCGCCAGGATGCGACATGACAACGGCCGGGCTGCGGACCTCTTGGAGAGGGTGGGCCTGGCCCGTCGGCTCGACCATCTGCCGCACGAGCTCTCAGGCGGCGAGATGCAGCGGGTCGCCATCGCGAGGGCGCTTGCCACGGGCCCTCAAATACTCCTGGCGGACGAGCCGAGCGGCAACCTCGACACGAAGACCGCAAGGTCAATCTTCGAGTTGTTTAGGCGCTTCAACGAGGAGGAGGGTGTTACCGTGCTCGTTGCGACCCACAATACCAGACTTGCCCACGCCGCGGACAGAATCGTCCACCTGGCGGACGGCAGGATCGAGGGTGAGGAGGTGTTGAAGAATGGCTAAGGTGATCGAGGCGAGCGGGCTGAAGAAGCACTATCGCCGAGGGCCTGAAACAGTCAAGGCGCTGGATGGCGTCGATTTTGAGATCTCCTCCGGCGAAATGGCAGCCATAGTGGGACCCTCAGGTTCCGGTAAGACGACCCTCATGAATCTCATCAGCTGCCTCGACTCGCCAACGGCTGGGAAGCTCTCGATAGCCGGCCAAGATGTGACCGGATTCGATGAGGCTAAATTGATAGGCATCCGCCGCAAGAACATAGGGTTCATCTTCCAGCGGCCCCATCTGATCCCTACCCTGACAGCGAGGGAAAACGTCGAGCTACCGATCATCTTCAGCAAGCAGAAGACCGATAGCGATGCCATCTCGTCGAAACTCAAGGCCGTTGGATTAATCGAAAGGGCTCATATCCAGGTCAGGATGCTCAGCGGAGGTGATATGCAGCGGGTGGCGATTGCGAGGGCGTTGGTTCTGAATCCGAGAGTACTGATAGCGGACGAGCCGACTGGCAGATTCTCCACCCAGGTGCGTGATACCATGACGGACCTCTTCAAAGAACTGGCCGCTTCCGGTCTTGCCGTATTCATCGCCACTCACGACCTCGATCTCGCCGAAAGCTGCGACCGGATGATTCACCTTCAGGACGGCCTGATCGTCCCAAAGGAGATGTCTAGCCTATACGCGTGAGGAGTGCTCGTCGGCGGTCAGTTATGGCCAGACAGATCATGACCTGCCTCCCCTTTCCTCCTTTTCGCTCTGATAACTCAGAGATGTCGCCCCTGCAGACGCCGGGCAGGTTCTAAACGCCCGTCAGTCAAGAGGGTATGAAGAGCTGCGGCAGGCATGTGCGTTCAGGATGCCTCGGTCAACTGGGCTTCTTAGCAAATGACCCACGCGATGCGTGAGATGGGCAGGTCGCCGCAGGTGGTGGAGCCGGCGACGGGGAAGCCAAAGCCCGTGAGAATCGCTGTGATGTCGGGCGCGGGCTGGTTCTTGGAGTAGCTGCCGTAGCCGCCGACGATCAGCCGATTAGAAAACCGCGTCAACGGCGTGGATGTCAAGCACCTACACAATTTGCTCGATTTATGAGTAATTAAGTCTGATTTTGCAATGAGGAGCGAGATATGCGATACTTTTTGAAACTTGCTCTAACAACTGGGGTACAATCGTTAAGATGAGTGAGGATGTGATTCGACAAAACAATCAAGGAGGTCTGAAGATGGGTCGTCGTATTTTTCCTCAAGCGAGAACCACTGCACTGGGCGCTGCTGTCCTCCTGGTTGCGTTGCTTCCTTTGATAGCTGCCGCCACGCCGACGATAACTATCGATACGGACGCTGAGACTTACGTCGCTGGCGACACGCTCGAGGCTAGCCTCTCGGCGCAGAATCATGAATATGGCGTGAACGTAGATGTTTACGTCGGGCTGATCCTGCCGGACAGCAGCATTTTAGTCTATGGTCAACGGGGATGGACGGACCAGTTCGAGCCTTTCATACCAAATATCTACATCCCATCACCATTCGATTTCGGGCCGATGACCATTCTCACGCTCGAGGTCCCGGACGGGATTCTGGGTGACTTCCGGTTCGCCGCAGGACTCACCTACGCCTCGACATCGGAGTTCATCGGCGAGATTAGTTTTGCACCATTTGGGATCGAGAGTACTCATCCAGCGCCAACGGCCTACATCGATGCCATATTGCCGAATCCAGCCACACAGGGCGAGGACGTCATTGAGTTTACGGGGCATGGCCTCGACATGGATGGCACGATTGAGGGATACGAGTGGAGTTCGGACATTGATGGCGTTCTCAGCACAGATGAGGACTTCTCTATGAGCGCGGATGACCTCTCGGTTGGAACGCACACTATTTCATACGAAGTTCAGGACAACGACGGTCAGTGGTCCGAGCCGGATACCGGCTCTCTAATAGTTCAGCAAGGCGGCCGTCATTACTTCGTTGATGCCATAGCGGGCAGCAACTCTGACCCCGGAACCGAGGCAGCTCCCTTCAAGACGATAACGCATGCGCTTGCACTAGTCGTGGGCTCCGAGGCGCGACCGGCAGTAATCCACGTGTCGGCGGGGAGATATGCCTCGGACAGCAATGGGGAGACGTTCCCGCTTAACACAAAAAGCTGGGTATCACTCCGGGGAGAGGACCGCGAGACCACCGTGCTTGATGCTGCGGCCGCGGCTGACCATGTCATCTTTTGCGAGGGCTCAAACAACCTGAGTATTGAGGGGTTTACGATAACGGGGGGCCATGCGGACGGATCGACCGAGGACAGCGACGACTGCGGCGGGGGGATTCTATGCCTTAGGAGCGCACCGAACATAAAAGGCAACGTGATTACCGGCAACTGGGCAGGTTACGACGGCGGTGGGATAGGCTGCCTTGAGGAGAGTTCGCCCACGATCGAAGACAACACCATCAGTGGCAACTCCGCCCTTGCCAGCGGCGGGGGGATTATCTGCAAACGAAACAGCTCACCCGACATCTCGTACAACACGATTGAAGATAACCATGCAGAGGACGCCGGGGGTGGCATCCGCTGTCTCACTTATAGTTCACCGACGATCTCATGCAACACAATCCTAAACAACTCCGCAGATGTATGGGACGGAGAAGGCGGGGGGATAGCTTGTGAAGACCACTGCTCCCCGAGGATTTCCAATAACGTAATTGCCGGAAACGAGGCTTACTCGGGAGGTGGGGTCTTCTCCCTCAATAGGTCTTCGCTAACGGTCTCCAACAACACGGTCGCGGACAACTCAGGAACTTATGGGGGTGGCATATTCTGTGCGGACAGTTCGCCCAAGATCACTGATTGCATATTTTGGGGTAATGGGATCGATCTCTGGAGCTGTTCTGCGAGTTATTCTTGCATAGAGGATGGGGATGAAGGAAAGGGAAACATCAGTGGCAATCCCCAGTTTGTGAGTGGCCCTCATGGCGATTATTATCTCAGCACGAAAAGCCCATGCATAAATACCGGTAGCAGGTCAGCCAAGGACGCAGGCCTCTCCGACCGGACAACGCAGACCGACGGCACGCCCGACTCGGGGACCGTAGATATGGGCTACCACTATCGGTTACCCTAAGATTCCCCCTAAACCGGCGTGCGGCCTGTTCGGCCACGCCTACGTGAGGGCAGTTGGCATCACCGCGTAAATGGCCAGTGCGATGGAAGTTCCTTTTCTGTTGCTCTGTCTTTTACCGCTATGTGATTCCCTGCTTCCGGGATGCCCCCTCGGTCACCCCAATAATCAGTTTGAGCAAAGCGAGCGGTATCCATTTGGGGCGCGGCGCCTGGCAGTGCCGGTTGGCCAATCGCAGCAATTCGATTCACACGGCCAAGGAACTCGCCCCGAAAATGGCCCCAGACAAGTAGACGGGCGCCTGAGACGTAACAGACTCCCGTAACTGATTCAGGTGATTCTAAGCCGGGGCCGGACACAAGTTGCGCCAGTCTCAGTCGAGGCTTTCCTGTGCTGCGCGAAGCTTGCGCAAATGATTCACCTCGACATTCACTCAAACGGGGATCGCTGAGCTCTATGGGGTCATATCCCCATACTTCTGGCTAACCTCCAGAAACACCTGTAAGGACTGCGCAAATGCTTCCAGGACACTCGGATCGAAATGCGCTGGCATTGTCCTTCCATCACCCTCAAGAATGATTCTCGCACTTTGTTCATGGGTAAGAGGCCCTTTGTAAGGCCTCTTGGACCTCAGCGCGTCATAGATGTCAGCCGCTGCGAATATCCTTGCAGCGACAGGGATATCTTCTCCCGCCAGACCGTTATAGCCGGTGCCATCATATTTCTCATGATGGAAATAGGCTATGTCTCGCGCCATCACCAGTTCTCCCCTGGTTATCTCCAGGTCGCCCACGACT
The genomic region above belongs to bacterium and contains:
- a CDS encoding right-handed parallel beta-helix repeat-containing protein gives rise to the protein MGRRIFPQARTTALGAAVLLVALLPLIAAATPTITIDTDAETYVAGDTLEASLSAQNHEYGVNVDVYVGLILPDSSILVYGQRGWTDQFEPFIPNIYIPSPFDFGPMTILTLEVPDGILGDFRFAAGLTYASTSEFIGEISFAPFGIESTHPAPTAYIDAILPNPATQGEDVIEFTGHGLDMDGTIEGYEWSSDIDGVLSTDEDFSMSADDLSVGTHTISYEVQDNDGQWSEPDTGSLIVQQGGRHYFVDAIAGSNSDPGTEAAPFKTITHALALVVGSEARPAVIHVSAGRYASDSNGETFPLNTKSWVSLRGEDRETTVLDAAAAADHVIFCEGSNNLSIEGFTITGGHADGSTEDSDDCGGGILCLRSAPNIKGNVITGNWAGYDGGGIGCLEESSPTIEDNTISGNSALASGGGIICKRNSSPDISYNTIEDNHAEDAGGGIRCLTYSSPTISCNTILNNSADVWDGEGGGIACEDHCSPRISNNVIAGNEAYSGGGVFSLNRSSLTVSNNTVADNSGTYGGGIFCADSSPKITDCIFWGNGIDLWSCSASYSCIEDGDEGKGNISGNPQFVSGPHGDYYLSTKSPCINTGSRSAKDAGLSDRTTQTDGTPDSGTVDMGYHYRLP
- a CDS encoding FtsX-like permease family protein, producing the protein MIAYKNLKRRKLRSSFTIGGVAIAVAVLVSLLGFSEGYKKALTSDIDKMGYQILVTAKGCPYEAATLMLKGGGGLRYMEQDVFNSIANDERIDKLTPQLIHTIFDPERLEGQGGFAMYIGIQKSYLELKPWTKFKSGAWFTRDDADEVIMGFEAAELEQRSVGNKIFIPGIEKILTVVGVFERTGTQDDGVIFLPLKSAQTIFALKDKISGIGIKLKNIEELGQFEEDMYAVPGTQVISMAQVKGTLLNLVSSAKILVTSVAVIAVFVAAIGVVNTILMSVFERTQEIGVMKAIGASKLDIFRLIWMETVIMCALGGLVGDIGALLGGKVVERIVKSLLPYAPEGQIVLITPTALLISLVGAILLGLFAGIYPAFRASSMRPIEAIRSGE
- a CDS encoding ABC transporter ATP-binding protein; protein product: MRDAIIRAEKLTKVYELPAEKIIALKEIDLDVSPGEFLAIMGPSGAGKTTLLNLIGCLDGPTSGSIYVLDQELSRLKERQLVLLRRKNIGFVFQDFFLVSSLTALENAQLPLIFARMRHDNGRAADLLERVGLARRLDHLPHELSGGEMQRVAIARALATGPQILLADEPSGNLDTKTARSIFELFRRFNEEEGVTVLVATHNTRLAHAADRIVHLADGRIEGEEVLKNG
- a CDS encoding ABC transporter ATP-binding protein; the protein is MAKVIEASGLKKHYRRGPETVKALDGVDFEISSGEMAAIVGPSGSGKTTLMNLISCLDSPTAGKLSIAGQDVTGFDEAKLIGIRRKNIGFIFQRPHLIPTLTARENVELPIIFSKQKTDSDAISSKLKAVGLIERAHIQVRMLSGGDMQRVAIARALVLNPRVLIADEPTGRFSTQVRDTMTDLFKELAASGLAVFIATHDLDLAESCDRMIHLQDGLIVPKEMSSLYA